In one window of Polaromonas naphthalenivorans CJ2 DNA:
- a CDS encoding amino acid ABC transporter permease, with product MNYTFQFGDVFAAWPLLLRGTWNTIELSLLAMLLGLVVAIVCAWGKTAGPKPLRFVINAYIELIRNTPFLVQLFFFFFALPALGLRWSAYTAALTALVINLGAYATEIIRAGIESIPKGQIEAGLALNLKRHEIFRFVILKPALKAIYPALTSQFILLMLSSAVVSAISADDLTSVAANLQSQTFRSFEIYIVVAGIYLLLALSFSALFRLIYKASLNYPDRR from the coding sequence ATGAACTACACCTTTCAGTTCGGCGACGTTTTTGCAGCCTGGCCGCTGCTGCTCAGGGGCACCTGGAACACCATCGAGCTGTCGCTGCTGGCGATGCTGCTCGGGCTGGTGGTGGCCATCGTCTGCGCCTGGGGCAAGACCGCCGGCCCCAAACCGCTGCGCTTCGTGATCAACGCCTACATCGAGCTGATCCGCAACACGCCCTTCCTGGTGCAGCTGTTCTTCTTCTTTTTTGCGCTGCCGGCGCTCGGACTGCGCTGGTCGGCCTACACCGCCGCGCTGACGGCGCTGGTCATCAACCTGGGCGCCTACGCGACCGAAATCATCCGCGCCGGCATCGAGTCGATTCCCAAGGGCCAGATCGAAGCCGGCCTGGCGCTGAACCTCAAGCGCCACGAGATTTTCCGCTTCGTCATCTTGAAGCCGGCGCTCAAGGCGATTTACCCGGCGCTGACCAGCCAGTTCATCCTGCTGATGCTCAGTTCGGCGGTGGTGTCGGCCATTTCCGCCGACGACCTGACCTCGGTCGCCGCCAATCTGCAGTCGCAAACCTTTCGCAGTTTCGAGATCTACATCGTCGTCGCGGGCATCTACCTGCTGCTGGCGCTGTCGTTCTCGGCGCTGTTCCGCCTGATTTACAAGGCCAGCCTCAACTACCCGGATCGTCGGTAA
- a CDS encoding sugar phosphate isomerase/epimerase family protein → MPTEVSGAAAAPPILISLTAFGAAEVRRHGQRWFARLCHEAGADGVEVRSELLVDAARELPAIAETVRDTGLRVVYSSADYLWAADGALDMAALQRALNAAKILGAPRLKMAIGGFGASSHASLMALRDCLQAAKIELVIENDQTPAAGTLPALQDFFDTANDLGIFLGMTFDMGNWHWSGECPLQAAGALAPQVRYVHCKGVQRQPQRWVAVPLAESSAPWRAVLRALPADVPWAIEYPLIGDDLPAVTRREIDQLRSIAASMAGRKKLT, encoded by the coding sequence ATGCCCACTGAAGTTTCCGGCGCCGCCGCCGCGCCGCCCATCCTGATTTCGCTGACGGCCTTTGGCGCCGCCGAAGTGCGCCGCCATGGCCAGCGCTGGTTTGCACGGCTCTGCCATGAAGCTGGCGCCGACGGCGTCGAGGTGCGCAGCGAACTGCTGGTGGACGCCGCCCGCGAGTTGCCGGCCATCGCCGAGACGGTTCGCGACACCGGCCTGCGGGTGGTGTATTCGAGCGCCGACTACCTCTGGGCGGCTGACGGCGCACTGGACATGGCCGCACTCCAGCGCGCCCTGAATGCCGCCAAAATCCTGGGCGCACCCCGGCTGAAAATGGCGATTGGCGGTTTTGGCGCCTCGTCCCACGCAAGCCTGATGGCACTGCGGGACTGCCTGCAGGCCGCCAAAATCGAACTCGTGATCGAAAACGACCAGACGCCGGCGGCCGGCACCCTGCCCGCGCTGCAGGACTTTTTTGACACGGCCAATGACCTCGGTATTTTCCTCGGCATGACGTTTGACATGGGCAACTGGCACTGGAGTGGCGAATGCCCGCTGCAGGCCGCAGGCGCGCTGGCGCCGCAGGTGCGCTATGTGCATTGCAAGGGCGTGCAGCGCCAGCCGCAGCGCTGGGTGGCCGTGCCGCTGGCCGAATCCAGCGCACCGTGGCGCGCCGTGCTGCGCGCCCTGCCGGCCGATGTGCCCTGGGCGATTGAATACCCGCTGATCGGCGACGACCTGCCCGCCGTGACGCGCCGTGAAATCGACCAGTTGCGCAGCATTGCCGCCAGCATGGCTGGCAGAAAGAAATTGACATGA
- a CDS encoding 2-hydroxyacid dehydrogenase, protein MTISSDRKKVLVFRELPPDQLARLQARHDVTVANPRLPEQLPAFQAALATAEGLIGSSYKIDEALLAAAPRLKVISSVSVGVDNYALDALAARGIVLCHTPGVLTETTADTIFSLVMATSRRLVELAGLVREGRWTRNIGEELFGWDVHGKTLGILGFGRIGQAVARRAALGFGMPVLYHSRRPVDLARKAPELAGKALHTPLDELLRHADIVAAVLPLSNETRGLMGGREFGLMKPGAIFINGGRGATVQEAALLDALDHGTLRAAGLDVFATEPLPMDSPLRTHPKVTALPHIGSATVETRYAMAVLATTNLLQALAGERPTAVFEMTAG, encoded by the coding sequence ATGACCATTTCTTCCGACCGCAAAAAGGTGCTGGTGTTCAGGGAACTGCCGCCCGACCAGCTGGCACGGCTGCAGGCGCGGCACGACGTGACCGTCGCCAATCCGCGCCTGCCGGAACAATTGCCTGCGTTTCAGGCAGCGCTGGCAACGGCCGAAGGACTGATCGGCTCCAGCTACAAGATTGATGAAGCGCTGCTGGCCGCAGCGCCGCGATTGAAGGTGATTTCCAGCGTATCAGTCGGCGTGGACAACTACGCCCTGGACGCGCTGGCCGCGCGCGGCATCGTGCTGTGCCACACGCCCGGCGTGCTGACCGAAACCACCGCCGACACGATTTTTTCGCTCGTCATGGCGACCAGCCGGCGCCTGGTCGAGCTGGCCGGCCTGGTGCGCGAAGGCCGCTGGACGCGCAACATCGGCGAAGAGCTGTTTGGCTGGGACGTGCATGGCAAAACGCTGGGCATCCTCGGTTTTGGCCGCATCGGCCAGGCGGTGGCGCGGCGTGCCGCGCTGGGCTTTGGCATGCCGGTGCTCTACCACAGCCGCCGCCCGGTGGACCTGGCCAGGAAGGCGCCGGAACTGGCGGGCAAGGCGCTGCACACGCCGCTCGATGAACTGTTGCGACATGCCGACATCGTCGCCGCCGTGCTGCCCCTGTCGAATGAAACCCGGGGACTGATGGGCGGGCGCGAGTTCGGCCTGATGAAGCCGGGCGCGATTTTCATCAACGGCGGGCGCGGCGCCACCGTGCAGGAAGCAGCCTTGCTCGACGCCCTCGACCACGGCACGCTGCGCGCCGCCGGGCTGGACGTGTTCGCCACCGAGCCGCTGCCGATGGACTCGCCCTTGCGCACCCATCCCAAGGTGACCGCGCTGCCGCACATCGGCTCGGCCACTGTTGAAACCCGCTATGCGATGGCGGTGCTGGCCACGACCAATTTGCTGCAGGCGCTGGCGGGCGAACGGCCCACGGCGGTGTTTGAAATGACGGCGGGCTGA
- a CDS encoding amino acid ABC transporter ATP-binding protein, translated as MTDTMQSPAHIPAAAGAEPIIRIEAVDKWYGKFQVLTGINLNVAAGERIVVCGPSGSGKSTLIRCINRLEVVQKGRIVVDGIDLTAGGKNVDSVRQEVGMVFQQFNLFPHLTILQNCILAPMRSRGLSQEEAETIAMKYLTRVRIPEQAKKYPSQLSGGQQQRVAIARALCMTPKIMLFDEPTSALDPEMVKEVLDTMIGLADDGMTMLCVTHEMGFARSVADRVIFMADGKIIEQAPPQQFFSNPQNEKTRNFLGQILNSQHAH; from the coding sequence ATGACAGACACAATGCAATCCCCTGCGCACATTCCGGCCGCCGCCGGCGCCGAGCCCATCATCCGCATCGAGGCGGTTGACAAGTGGTACGGTAAATTCCAGGTGCTGACCGGCATCAACCTGAACGTCGCGGCCGGCGAGCGCATTGTGGTCTGCGGGCCTTCGGGCTCCGGCAAATCGACCCTGATCCGCTGCATCAACCGGCTGGAGGTCGTGCAGAAAGGCCGCATCGTCGTCGATGGTATCGACCTGACGGCCGGCGGCAAGAACGTCGATTCGGTGCGCCAGGAAGTCGGCATGGTGTTCCAGCAGTTCAACCTGTTTCCGCACCTGACGATCTTGCAGAACTGCATCCTGGCGCCAATGCGCTCGCGCGGACTGAGCCAGGAGGAGGCCGAAACCATCGCCATGAAATACCTGACGCGGGTGCGCATTCCCGAGCAGGCCAAGAAATACCCGAGCCAGCTCTCGGGCGGCCAGCAGCAGCGCGTGGCGATTGCCCGGGCGCTGTGCATGACGCCCAAGATCATGCTGTTCGACGAACCGACCTCGGCGCTGGACCCGGAGATGGTCAAGGAAGTGCTCGACACCATGATCGGCCTGGCCGACGACGGCATGACCATGCTGTGCGTCACGCACGAAATGGGCTTTGCCCGCAGCGTGGCCGACCGGGTGATCTTCATGGCCGACGGCAAGATCATCGAGCAGGCGCCGCCGCAGCAGTTCTTCAGCAACCCTCAAAACGAAAAAACCCGCAACTTCCTCGGCCAGATATTGAATTCGCAACATGCCCACTGA
- a CDS encoding sulfurtransferase, with product MNNYTTLISAGQLQALMQSGQPLRIFDCSFELMQPHAGEQHYLAAHIPGAIYADLETALSARHGVPGAHGVITASGADAPASGGRHPLPNREKFATWLSSVGMGNGMQAVVYDRNGANYCGRLWWMLKWAGHENVAVLDGGLQAWQAAGGALSSGEEPAHFQTNFLLGPERAALVDAERVAAELGRPSQTLIDARATPRFKGEVEPLDPVAGHIPGALNRPFSQNLTPEGTFKPAEQLRAEFSALLGQRDPATVVHHCGSGVSAVPNLIAMEVAGLGRTALYAGSWSDWCSDANRPMAQG from the coding sequence ATGAACAACTACACCACCCTGATTTCGGCCGGACAACTGCAGGCGCTCATGCAAAGCGGCCAGCCCTTGCGCATCTTTGACTGCAGCTTCGAGCTGATGCAGCCGCATGCGGGCGAGCAGCACTACCTGGCAGCGCATATTCCCGGTGCCATTTACGCCGATCTGGAAACCGCGCTCAGCGCCCGGCATGGCGTGCCCGGCGCGCATGGCGTGATCACGGCCAGCGGCGCCGACGCACCGGCCTCGGGCGGGCGCCATCCGCTGCCCAACCGCGAAAAATTCGCCACCTGGCTGTCCAGCGTCGGCATGGGCAACGGGATGCAGGCTGTGGTCTATGACCGCAACGGCGCCAATTATTGCGGCCGCCTGTGGTGGATGCTCAAATGGGCGGGGCATGAAAACGTCGCCGTGCTCGACGGCGGGCTGCAGGCCTGGCAGGCGGCGGGCGGCGCGCTCAGCAGCGGCGAAGAGCCCGCACATTTCCAGACCAATTTCCTGCTCGGGCCTGAACGGGCGGCGCTGGTAGATGCAGAAAGAGTCGCCGCTGAACTGGGTCGCCCCAGCCAGACGCTGATCGATGCGCGGGCCACGCCACGCTTCAAGGGCGAGGTCGAGCCGCTTGACCCGGTCGCCGGCCATATTCCGGGCGCGCTCAACCGGCCTTTCAGTCAAAACCTGACGCCCGAAGGCACGTTCAAGCCCGCCGAACAATTGAGGGCCGAGTTTTCCGCCTTGCTGGGCCAGCGCGACCCGGCCACGGTGGTCCACCATTGCGGCAGCGGTGTCAGTGCCGTACCCAACCTGATCGCCATGGAAGTCGCGGGCCTGGGCCGCACGGCGCTTTATGCCGGCAGCTGGAGCGACTGGTGCAGCGACGCGAACCGCCCCATGGCGCAAGGCTGA
- a CDS encoding sugar kinase: protein MTRALDVITFGEAMMLLVADRPGPLEQAEAFYKRTAGAETNVAIGLSRLGLKVGWASRLGTDSMGRYLLAAMQKEGIDCSHVVCDAAQQTGFQFKSKVLDGSDPEVEYHRQGSAASHICVDDIDREWLLSARHLHATGVFAALSASTLPAARLTMDLMRAAGRSVSFDPNLRPTLWASPELMREAVNDLATRADWVLPGLEEGRFLTGESTAEGIARFYRQRGARLVVVKLGAEGAWFDSDTAGCGHVPGFAVAEVIDTVGAGDGFAVGVVSALLDGLGVPEAVKRGAWIGARAVQVLGDSEGLPTRAELIEAGL from the coding sequence ATGACCCGCGCCCTGGACGTGATCACCTTTGGCGAAGCCATGATGCTGCTGGTCGCCGACCGGCCCGGCCCGCTCGAACAGGCCGAAGCCTTCTACAAGCGCACCGCCGGCGCTGAAACCAACGTCGCCATTGGCCTGTCGCGCCTGGGCCTGAAGGTCGGCTGGGCCAGCCGGCTGGGCACCGATTCCATGGGCCGCTACCTGCTGGCCGCGATGCAGAAGGAAGGCATCGACTGCTCGCATGTGGTGTGCGACGCGGCGCAACAAACCGGCTTTCAGTTCAAAAGCAAGGTGCTCGACGGCAGCGACCCGGAGGTTGAATACCACCGCCAAGGCTCGGCTGCCAGTCACATATGTGTAGATGACATTGACCGGGAATGGCTGCTGTCGGCCCGGCACCTGCATGCGACCGGCGTGTTTGCCGCGCTCTCGGCCAGCACGCTGCCAGCCGCACGCTTGACCATGGACCTGATGCGCGCCGCCGGCCGCAGCGTGTCCTTCGACCCCAACCTGCGCCCCACGCTGTGGGCCAGCCCCGAACTGATGCGCGAAGCCGTCAACGACCTGGCAACGCGCGCCGACTGGGTGCTGCCCGGCCTGGAAGAAGGCCGCTTCCTGACCGGCGAAAGCACGGCCGAAGGCATTGCCCGCTTCTACCGCCAGCGCGGCGCCCGGCTGGTGGTCGTCAAGCTGGGGGCCGAAGGCGCCTGGTTTGACAGCGACACGGCTGGCTGCGGCCATGTGCCGGGCTTTGCGGTGGCCGAGGTCATCGACACCGTGGGCGCGGGCGACGGTTTTGCCGTCGGCGTGGTCAGCGCCCTGCTCGACGGCCTGGGCGTGCCCGAGGCGGTGAAGCGCGGAGCCTGGATTGGCGCGCGCGCGGTGCAGGTGCTGGGCGACAGCGAAGGCCTGCCGACCCGCGCCGAACTGATTGAAGCAGGACTTTGA
- a CDS encoding amino acid ABC transporter permease, which produces MRTFGLPEFLFILEAAKWTVALSLIAFIGGAIGGLLVALGRTSENRLAQLLSGGFIQIFQGTPLLLQLFLVFFGAPVLGFDINPWIAAGVALILNSSAFLGEIWRGCIQAIPAGQVEAAHALSLSYFSRMRFVILPQAFKIALAPTVGYLVQIIKGTSLAAIIGFTEITRAGQIINNATFQPLIVFSVVAAIYFALCWPLSLMASRMERRQAAALAR; this is translated from the coding sequence ATGCGTACTTTTGGACTTCCTGAATTCCTGTTCATCCTTGAAGCGGCCAAATGGACGGTGGCGCTGTCGCTGATCGCCTTCATCGGCGGCGCGATTGGCGGGCTGCTGGTGGCGCTGGGCCGCACTTCCGAGAACCGGCTGGCGCAACTGCTCTCTGGCGGCTTCATCCAGATTTTCCAGGGAACGCCGCTGCTGCTGCAACTGTTCCTGGTGTTCTTTGGCGCGCCGGTGCTGGGTTTCGACATCAACCCCTGGATTGCGGCCGGTGTGGCACTCATCTTGAACAGCAGCGCCTTTCTGGGTGAAATCTGGCGCGGCTGCATCCAGGCGATTCCCGCCGGCCAGGTCGAGGCGGCGCATGCGCTGAGCCTGTCCTACTTCTCGCGCATGCGCTTTGTCATCCTGCCGCAGGCCTTCAAGATTGCGCTGGCGCCCACGGTCGGCTACCTGGTGCAGATCATCAAGGGCACCTCGCTGGCGGCGATCATCGGTTTCACCGAGATCACGCGGGCCGGCCAGATCATCAACAACGCCACCTTCCAGCCGTTGATCGTGTTCAGCGTGGTGGCGGCGATTTATTTCGCGCTGTGCTGGCCGCTGTCGCTGATGGCCTCGCGCATGGAACGCCGGCAAGCCGCCGCGCTGGCACGCTGA
- a CDS encoding YncE family protein: MIKRPGRFTLGTLAVQCFMTTALVAASFQSAATDLIASTNDAKYQRVVGKDTFLENPQPDTLDIIDASHFPPRVVASVNVAAAIQGPPQAVAITPDGKLAIVSAPSRYDTAEKKLLLENYLQVVDLTSSPASVIAKVDIAHHPQAIAINRAGNLLLATTTSGHLLVFAIDGKSITLKDTLKLSDKRLSGITITPDGKTALVALRDEQGLMVLDIDSDKVTTQRERISTGVAPYSVDVSSTGKWALVGNAGLAGLPGNVGTLAGDVDSITLIDISRRPYRAVQHVSVAALPEGIAISPDGRWVAVQSMDGSNLTADNPGRRAKGKLILFSNQNGKLVEKASLPAGEAGQGIVFTADGRYILAQFNVEKQVAVFAVANGKLKDTGKRLASTGGPSSIRSMPR, from the coding sequence ATGATCAAGCGTCCGGGCAGATTCACCTTGGGAACACTCGCTGTGCAGTGTTTCATGACCACAGCCTTGGTGGCGGCATCGTTTCAAAGCGCAGCCACCGATCTGATTGCCTCAACCAATGATGCCAAGTACCAACGCGTGGTGGGCAAGGACACGTTTCTGGAAAATCCGCAACCAGACACGCTGGACATCATCGACGCCAGCCATTTTCCGCCCCGCGTCGTCGCCAGCGTCAATGTGGCCGCTGCCATCCAGGGTCCGCCCCAAGCGGTGGCCATCACACCAGACGGCAAGCTGGCCATCGTGTCGGCACCGAGCCGATACGACACGGCGGAAAAGAAACTGCTTCTCGAAAACTACCTTCAGGTGGTGGATTTGACATCCAGCCCGGCTTCGGTCATTGCAAAAGTTGACATTGCCCATCATCCGCAGGCCATCGCCATCAACCGTGCCGGAAACCTGCTGCTGGCAACCACCACTTCAGGCCATTTGCTGGTGTTTGCCATAGACGGCAAATCGATCACGCTCAAGGACACGTTAAAGCTCAGCGACAAGCGCCTGTCAGGCATCACGATCACACCTGACGGCAAGACCGCGCTGGTGGCACTGCGCGATGAGCAGGGCCTGATGGTGCTGGATATTGACAGCGACAAGGTCACGACGCAACGCGAAAGGATCAGCACTGGCGTGGCGCCTTATTCGGTCGATGTATCGAGCACCGGCAAATGGGCACTGGTCGGCAACGCGGGGCTTGCCGGATTGCCCGGAAACGTGGGCACCCTGGCGGGCGACGTCGATTCCATCACACTGATTGATATCTCCAGGCGTCCTTACCGCGCCGTTCAGCATGTTTCCGTGGCCGCATTGCCTGAAGGGATTGCGATCTCGCCGGACGGCCGCTGGGTCGCGGTCCAGAGCATGGATGGATCAAACCTCACGGCTGACAACCCAGGGCGGCGGGCCAAGGGCAAACTGATTCTGTTTTCCAACCAGAATGGCAAGCTGGTGGAAAAAGCCAGCCTTCCGGCGGGCGAAGCCGGACAAGGGATTGTCTTTACGGCAGATGGCCGATACATCCTGGCGCAGTTCAATGTCGAAAAGCAAGTGGCGGTTTTTGCCGTAGCCAACGGCAAGCTCAAGGACACCGGCAAACGCCTTGCGTCAACCGGCGGGCCTTCATCCATACGCTCCATGCCCCGCTAA
- a CDS encoding DMT family transporter, whose protein sequence is MQAVWMILSSFLIASMGVCVKFASAHFTSAELVFYRGVVSIVFMALYARVHGTSLRTAYPAMHAWRSVIGVVSLSAWFYAIAHLPLATAMTLNYMSGVWIAAFLVGGALMLGKSGNKGPRQGPLVLAILASFAGVVMLLRPAIDQNQSFAGLVGLLSGLGAAFAYMQVMAISRMGEPEIRTVFYFAVGTAIAGALGMALTGTSAWNWQQALWLPPIGILASLGQLAMTRAYSMSQHHGGTLMVANLQYSGIVFAALYSLILFGDNIPLTGWAGMALIIVSAVAATVLRARAAPDAPAEEH, encoded by the coding sequence ATGCAAGCCGTCTGGATGATCCTGTCCTCGTTCCTGATTGCCTCCATGGGCGTGTGCGTCAAATTCGCCTCCGCCCACTTCACCAGCGCCGAGCTGGTGTTTTACCGGGGCGTGGTGAGCATTGTCTTCATGGCGCTGTATGCGCGTGTCCACGGCACGTCCCTGCGCACGGCTTACCCGGCCATGCATGCCTGGCGCAGCGTGATCGGCGTGGTGTCGCTGTCGGCCTGGTTTTATGCGATTGCCCATTTGCCCCTGGCCACCGCCATGACGCTCAATTACATGAGCGGCGTGTGGATTGCCGCTTTCCTGGTGGGCGGCGCGCTCATGCTCGGCAAGTCCGGCAACAAGGGACCGCGCCAGGGTCCGCTGGTGCTGGCCATCCTGGCCAGTTTTGCCGGCGTGGTCATGCTGCTGCGTCCGGCCATCGACCAGAACCAGAGCTTTGCCGGCCTGGTGGGGCTGCTGTCGGGGCTGGGCGCTGCCTTTGCCTACATGCAGGTGATGGCCATTTCGCGCATGGGCGAGCCCGAAATACGCACGGTGTTTTATTTTGCGGTCGGCACGGCCATCGCCGGCGCGCTCGGAATGGCGCTGACCGGCACTTCAGCCTGGAACTGGCAGCAGGCCCTGTGGCTGCCGCCCATCGGCATTCTGGCGTCGCTCGGGCAACTGGCCATGACCCGCGCCTATTCAATGTCGCAACACCATGGCGGAACCCTGATGGTGGCCAACCTGCAGTATTCGGGGATTGTGTTTGCCGCCCTCTACAGCCTGATTCTTTTTGGTGACAATATTCCACTGACAGGCTGGGCCGGCATGGCGCTCATCATCGTCAGCGCCGTGGCCGCCACGGTGCTTCGGGCTCGCGCGGCGCCCGATGCGCCGGCTGAAGAACATTGA
- a CDS encoding transporter substrate-binding domain-containing protein — protein MIKHLQRRTFTGAALALGLAATLSAWAPAASAQSVADIKKKGELTVGMLVDFPPYGTMNSSNQPDGYDADVARLLAKDLGVKVNLVPVTGPNRIPFLLTNKVDLLVASLAVTPERAKQVQFSKPYAAASIVLYGDKKASLKAPADLKGKRVGVARASTQDIALTAAAPEGTEIRRFDDDASAMQALLSGQIDAIGCSTTVAAQIAKRAPANTFENKFVLRQQVMGVAMRPGQAELLKTVDDFVARNTANGELNKLYQKWLETDLPKLQ, from the coding sequence ATGATCAAGCATCTGCAACGTCGCACCTTCACCGGCGCCGCCCTGGCGCTGGGCCTGGCCGCCACCCTGTCCGCGTGGGCGCCCGCCGCCAGCGCGCAGAGCGTCGCCGACATCAAGAAAAAAGGCGAGCTGACGGTCGGCATGCTGGTCGATTTCCCGCCCTACGGCACCATGAACAGCAGCAACCAGCCCGACGGCTACGACGCCGACGTGGCGCGCCTGCTGGCCAAGGATCTCGGCGTGAAGGTCAACCTGGTGCCGGTGACCGGCCCCAACCGCATTCCGTTCCTGCTGACCAACAAGGTCGATCTGCTGGTCGCTTCGCTGGCCGTGACGCCCGAGCGCGCCAAGCAGGTCCAGTTCTCCAAGCCCTACGCGGCCGCCAGCATCGTGCTGTACGGCGACAAGAAAGCCAGCCTCAAAGCCCCGGCCGACCTGAAAGGCAAGCGAGTGGGCGTGGCTCGCGCCAGCACGCAGGACATCGCGCTGACCGCCGCAGCGCCCGAAGGCACCGAAATCCGCCGTTTCGACGACGACGCGTCGGCCATGCAGGCGCTGCTGTCGGGACAGATCGATGCCATCGGCTGCTCGACCACGGTGGCCGCGCAAATCGCCAAGCGCGCGCCGGCCAACACCTTTGAAAACAAGTTCGTGCTGCGCCAGCAGGTGATGGGCGTGGCGATGCGCCCCGGCCAGGCCGAACTGCTGAAAACCGTGGACGACTTTGTCGCCCGCAACACGGCCAACGGCGAGCTCAACAAGCTCTACCAGAAATGGCTGGAAACCGACCTGCCCAAACTGCAGTAA
- a CDS encoding LacI family DNA-binding transcriptional regulator has translation MPTPKIKPPPAPPHARATIADVAREAGVSKATVSRFLNHRDTLLTPDIAARVEVAIAALAYSPSPMAQGLKRGRSRLIGLVVADVTNPFSVAVLRGAEKACQQAGYLLMLFNLGNDSRRESEAIKALTAYQVDGFILNTLGGDAGAAAEAARHGKPVVLVDRRHHDMQADFVSIDNVGAVLLGARHLVEAGYRELLFVSEPIKNVSSRMEREAAFRSFVSDAAPDIAGLHGSTFECTDDDSAGLDKALQSLRQRAEGRLSAVISSNAVVTLRVVAAMARLGWRLGADLGLVGFDETEWSPFIGPGLSSIAQPTDELGRLAAGCLIERLKGLDLPPRQILLSGRLVARGSSVPQASPVNLQT, from the coding sequence ATGCCCACCCCAAAAATCAAGCCTCCCCCTGCCCCGCCCCATGCACGCGCCACGATTGCCGACGTGGCACGCGAGGCAGGCGTTTCCAAGGCCACGGTGTCGCGCTTCCTGAACCACCGCGACACCCTGCTCACGCCGGACATCGCGGCGCGCGTCGAAGTCGCCATCGCCGCGCTGGCCTACAGCCCCAGCCCGATGGCGCAGGGGCTCAAGCGCGGCCGCTCGCGGCTGATCGGCCTGGTGGTGGCCGACGTGACCAATCCGTTTTCGGTGGCGGTGCTGCGCGGCGCCGAAAAAGCCTGCCAGCAAGCCGGCTATTTGCTGATGCTGTTCAACCTCGGCAACGACAGCCGCCGCGAAAGCGAGGCCATCAAGGCGCTCACCGCCTACCAGGTGGACGGCTTCATCCTGAACACCCTGGGCGGCGATGCCGGCGCAGCCGCCGAGGCCGCGCGCCACGGCAAGCCGGTGGTGCTGGTGGACCGGCGCCACCACGACATGCAGGCCGACTTTGTCTCGATTGACAATGTCGGCGCCGTGTTGCTCGGCGCTCGCCACCTGGTGGAGGCCGGCTACCGGGAACTGCTGTTTGTCTCGGAGCCGATCAAGAACGTCAGTTCACGCATGGAGCGTGAAGCCGCGTTCAGAAGCTTTGTCAGCGATGCGGCGCCAGACATCGCCGGTCTTCACGGCAGCACCTTTGAATGCACGGATGACGACAGCGCGGGGCTAGACAAGGCGCTGCAGAGCCTGCGCCAGCGCGCCGAAGGCCGTTTGTCCGCCGTGATTTCAAGCAATGCCGTGGTCACGCTGCGGGTGGTGGCGGCCATGGCGCGGCTGGGCTGGCGGCTTGGCGCCGACCTCGGGCTGGTGGGTTTTGACGAGACCGAATGGTCGCCCTTCATCGGTCCGGGCCTGAGCAGCATCGCCCAGCCGACCGACGAGCTGGGCCGGCTGGCCGCGGGCTGCCTGATCGAGCGGCTCAAGGGCCTGGACCTGCCGCCGCGCCAGATTTTGCTGTCCGGCCGGCTGGTGGCTCGCGGCTCATCGGTTCCCCAGGCATCCCCGGTCAATTTGCAAACCTAG